Proteins encoded by one window of Bos javanicus breed banteng chromosome 22, ARS-OSU_banteng_1.0, whole genome shotgun sequence:
- the FANCD2OS gene encoding FANCD2 opposite strand protein has protein sequence MAGYQLWSPWTPLDESFQWLRHTTPTPSSKHPFRASPCFPHTPSDLEVQLCFQEVTLVLDSPFLEPGVSPKLPCHTSELRTMNNKKGLVRKPQPVRLSGVDSVFGRVITAQPPKWTGTFRVSDKSAFCKIISREHQWPTGLKEPQIQMTVTMCKQMLRSILLLYATYKKCTFALQHSK, from the coding sequence ATGGCAGGATACCAGCTCTGGTCACCATGGACCCCACTGGATGAGAGCTTCCAATGGCTGCGGCATACAACACCTACCCCTTCTTCCAAGCACCCCTTTAGGGCTTCCCCCTGCTTCCCACAtaccccttctgaccttgaagtGCAGCTGTGCTTTCAAGAGGTCACTCTAGTCCTAGACAGCCCTTTCCTGGAGCCTGGGGTGAGTCCCAAGTTGCCCTGTCATACATCAGAGCTCCGAACCATGAACAACAAGAAAGGGCTGGTCAGGAAGCCTCAGCCTGTCCGCCTCAGTGGAGTGGATTCTGTCTTTGGCAGGGTCATCACAGCTCAGCCACCAAAGTGGACTGGGACCTTCAGAGTTTCAGACAAGTCAGCCTTTTGCAAAATCATTAGCCGGGAGCACCAGTGGCCCACTGGACTTAAGGAACCTCAGATTCAGATGACAGTGACCATGTGCAAACAGATGTTACGCTCCATCCTCTTGCTGTATGCAACATACAAGAAGTGTACCTTTGCCTTGCAACATTCCAAGTAA